The Clarias gariepinus isolate MV-2021 ecotype Netherlands chromosome 26, CGAR_prim_01v2, whole genome shotgun sequence sequence GTGATgctgcccccaacggtgcgtgagcaagcagtttgaaaagaagaGGTCGGCTGGTGACAGCCCACGGCCTCcctggctgagtggtagtaagtagccttaatgtgggagccccccctagtgacgggagggaattggacacgactaaattaaggagaaaatcagggaaaaagaattggacttattaaaatataattgtaataaaatttttaattattaaaattatatatagaaatataattataaattaattataaataaatgatattaaaaaaagttctttaGGTGAGTGGAGCATACTCCTTTCcctcctgtcaatcacagcagcACTAGCCAATCATAAATGTTTATGAGCTTGTGCATGTTGAAGAGGGTGGATAGCGCTGTTGCGCTTCCTGGTCGGCTTCATGTGGTTTCGTGTTCACTTATCCCCTTTCTGCTTAGTAGTTGCTCTATGATAGAGGAAAGGAGACCAAAGATTTGGGACAAAATGGGGGGAAATATTATTAACAGTATCACAGtatctgtttttgtttcagggCTCTAAAGGCTATCATATTTAGATACTTAGATGTTTAGGTCCCTAGAttgagcaggaaaaaaaataaaaaatttcctgctttttgttgtttttatttattaattttttattggcTGAGGTATAAACAATCCAGTTCGATTTCCCCCTGATGTGAGCTTATGAGAAGATGCCCCCCCCCCTGCTTGGTgctcagctcacacacacacacacacacacacacacacacacactttgggtaAGCTCTAAGACCTGTGCTTACATCGTAATAAAATTAAACTCGATGAAATTGTGTTCTACAAGAAATTGTCTTAAAttgatattaaaacaattaacaaggatggatgtgatgtacagtaaaggTGGCGAGTCAGAAGTCATGTCCGCGTACGTCATTTCCGATGAAAACTTCCTTCAGTTACGCACCGTAGTCtgatctctccctctctcttgtCTTCAGACACACACCTCTAAGATGGACTTCTCCAAACTGGCCAAGATCCAAAATGAGGAGCGGGAGGGAGAGTTTGGATACGTACACGGCGTCTCCGGACCTGGTTAGTAAACCAAACACTTTGCCTCGTTATTTATCACTCGGgtgtaaaattgtatttaaagaataagtgtacatgcatttatttgcaataaaaaaatacatgctttctttttttttttttttttctcaattcttttttttttaagtgaactTTTAGAAGTGGTCTGTCAGGATTTCCACAAAGTGGATGCGTGTCATAtttaatgctgtgtgtgtgtgtgtgtgtgtgtgtgttcgtccCTCAGTGGTGACGGCTTCCAGCATGGCCGGGGCGGCGATGTACGAGCTGGTGCGTGTGGGCCACAGCGAGCTGGTGGGAGAAATCATCCGCCTGGAGGGAGACATGGCCACCATTCAGGTGTACGAAGAAACGTGTATCCTTCTCACacagtttgtgtttatttacagaTCCTGTAGATCACTCTGAGCTGCTCCAAAGAGATCTCCAGTTTACAGGATGCcttaaagattattaaagagtcactaaagttaataataatgaaaaacttcTTATAGTGATTGGCAGACTATTGAAAATGGATGATTAGGAAccgaaaaaaaatctttgcgaTAGAGTAAAAGTGAACCACAGATAGAGTAAAAGACCACACCGTTGTTGGAGCTGTTTATTCTCTGTTATCTCCTGTCAGTTAACTTTAGTCAGCATGTAGATTTGTTTTCCTGAGCCGTGTTCAGCTGGCGTGTCTGTCGGCGACCCGGTCCTGCGTACGGGGAAGCCCCTCTCTGTAGAACTTGGTCCTGGCATCATGGGCTCCATCTTCGACGGTATCCAGCGTCCACTGAAGGACATCAACGACCTGACCAAGAGCATTTACATCCCCAGAGGAGTGAACATCGGCGCCCTCAACCGTGACCTCAAATGGGAGTTCTCGCCCTCCAAGAGCTTACGGGTATGTGTTGTGGAAATCAAATAAAgggttgttttttaagattttaaaaactaggTTAAACAACTTAATCATTTATCTATGTTTATTAAACTCTTTTGGtcaacattaatttaaaatttataatgttttagtgTGACACGGCAATTTGGACACACATCCTTAGATTAGACGTTGCCGCTAGTTACGCTACCCCCGAACCGTTAgctgataaacatttatttgtccATCTTGCTTAAACCAAATCATCTTTTctataattatttcataaaacACAGCTCAGGTGTCAGTCGGATCAGGTTGAAACCTGTCTCGTGTGAGGCGTAAAAACAGGTTTGCACAGATTAGACTGTCAGAATGCCTGGAAGTAACTTCAGTATTTCGCACTTGTTTCCTCGCTGTTCCTGTGTCAGGTCGGGAGTCACATAACCGGAGGAGACATCTACGGCATGGTGTACGAGAACTCTCTCATCAAACACAAGATCATGCTGCCGCCCAAAAACCGCGGTACCGTCACCTACGTGGCGCCCCCTGGCAGCTACGATGTCTCGGTGAGCCGCGTGGCCGTTTTGTTCAGACCATAGCAGtgcagattgtgtgtgtgtctgactcAAGAGTGTGTACATTTGTGTTTTTGCAGGATGTGGTGCTGGAGCTGGAGTTCGAAGGCGTGAAGGAGAAGTTCACCATGGTGCAGGTTTGGCCCGTGCGCCAGGTCCGACCCGTCACAGAGAAGCTGCCCGCTAATCATCCTCTGCTAACTGGCCAGCGAGTGTTGGATGCTCTTTTCCCGTCAGTGCCTtgcataaacatactgtatacactctaCATCTGGCTTAAAGACTTGCATGGTCTGATGTGTCTGCgtatacatgtttatattagGGATGTAACAAAATCTATCAGTTATTGATTAGAGTGATGCAGCTGAGGCTGAGGAACTGGCAGAGCCAGGACTCGCACACTGACATTTCTGCTACTTGTCGGTGTTTTGAAGgattacttattttaaaaaaacttattatGAATGACAAACCAGATACAGTTTGAATTAGAGCCCTTATCTGTACCTGACTAGATTCTGGTCTCTTCTCTCCAAACTGGTGTCTTTAAATGGTGGACAGGTGTGTACAAGGAGGCACCACGGCCATCCCAGGGGCTTTTGGATGCGGCAAAACCGTGATCTCTCAGTCCTTGTCCAAATACTCCAACAGTGACGTCATCATCTACGTGGGCTGCGGAGAGCGAGGTAACGAGATGTCAGAAGTACTGCGAGATTTCCCTGAGGTGAGAAACGCCACAGCATGACCTCGCTCTGCAGAAAACTGGGTATGAGATGTGATTGACTGTGCTCTGGTTTGTTTCGACAGCTCACCATGGAGGTGGATGGGAAGGTGGAAAGCATCATGAAGAGAACAGCTCTGGTGGCCAACACCTCCAACATGCCCGTGGCCGCCCGAGAGGCGTCTATTTATACAGGTACCCGCTCAGCAGGGGTTACTTTAAAACTTTGAAACtagcatttcacttttttttttggattaactTTTGTCTATGCTTCAGGAATCACTCTGTCTGAGTACTTCAGGGATATGGGCTACAACGTCAGCATGATGGCCGACTCCACATCTCGATGGGCCGAGGCTCTTAGAGAGATCTCTGGCCGTCTGGCCGAAATGCCTGCTGGTGAGATGATTtaggtttatttcattttatttgagcCTTCtccttttaaaaattaataaattataaaaaaaagctaaataagcattgatataatataaatctttttattatgacaaccattaattttaaaattgtcCCCCCTTCAGATGCATCATTTCCCtgactgtgtgcatgtttttctgtgtgtgtgtgtgacagatagCGGTTATCCTGCCTACCTGGGAGCTCGTCTGGCCTCGTTTTATGAGCGCGCCGGCCGTGTGAAATGTCTCGGTAACCCTGAAAGGGAAGGCAGTGTTAGCATTGTGGGAGCGTAAGTGCTTTTCTTCCAGAGCtgttaactttaacttttttcacttgtattttacaatctattaatattttttaactttataagTAGtcaattagcagttattaataggtagtgtgttttttttttttttttttttttttcttttcccgcAGCGTCTCGCCCCCTGGTGGAGATTTCTCTGATCCTGTGACATCTGCTACGCTGGGTATCGTACAGGTAAAAACTTGAACCTGTCCTGACTCACATCAGTAGCTGCACTACAGTTGTACTTTATTCAACGCTCTTGTTTATTCATTCCAGGTGTTCTGGGGTCTCGATAAGAAACTGGCCCAGAGGAAGCATTTCCCATCTGTAAACTGGCTGATCAGTTACAGTAAGTACACACGAGCGCTGGATGAATACTACGACAAGCATTTCCCTGAGTTTGTGCCGCTGCGCACCAAAGCTAAGGAGATCCTGCAGGAGGAAGAGGACCTGGCTGAGATCGTACAGCTCGTTggcaaggtcaggactctgaACACATTGGTTAAAATGGTGTCGGAATCTTTTCAGATTTGTACATTACATAAGTATTTATTTGCACCAGGCTTCACTGGCTGAGACGGATAAGATCACACTTGAAGTGGCCAAGCTGATTAAGGATGATTTCCTGCAGCAGAACGGTTACACGCCTTACGACAGGTTTGTGCGTTTCCATAGAACGCAATCGAATGgctgcattattttaaaatcgacGTGATTTACTTTTGCATTTGTTATCTCCAGGTTCTGTCCATTTTACAAGACTGTGGGCATCCTGTCCAACATGATCTCCTTCTACGACATGGCCAGGCACGCGGTGGAGACCACCGCCCACAGCGACAACAAGATCACCTGGGCCATGATCCGGGAGCACATGGGCGAGATCCTTTACAAGATCAGCTCCATGAAGTTTAAGGTGAACTTTTACCAGCAGTAAAATTTACGTTTATTTTCTAGTCTCGGGACAAGCAGACATTTTAAAAGCAACTCAGAGATGATGTTCTGATAATAAAATCAAACCTGATCAAACTAAAATTTTGATTGGCCTCAGAGTGGTtcgatcgctggttcgatccccgggtgatgctgtttcctctcacaggaggaaacatgtgatagtcttctgccctcccggctgaatggtagtagtagacttaatgtgggagccccctagtgacagggaggaattggccacgactaaattaggaagaaaattggGAAAcccgcccccccaaaaaaacacaactaaaattctgattggtcaaatggTTTGTTTACAAGACAAAATTACATCTCTTGAAGGAGTTTCCAGTGTCGGTGCTTTGAACCAATATATTTACTTCATAGGAAAGTCCTCCAAG is a genomic window containing:
- the atp6v1ab gene encoding V-type proton ATPase catalytic subunit A; this translates as MDFSKLAKIQNEEREGEFGYVHGVSGPVVTASSMAGAAMYELVRVGHSELVGEIIRLEGDMATIQVYEETSGVSVGDPVLRTGKPLSVELGPGIMGSIFDGIQRPLKDINDLTKSIYIPRGVNIGALNRDLKWEFSPSKSLRVGSHITGGDIYGMVYENSLIKHKIMLPPKNRGTVTYVAPPGSYDVSDVVLELEFEGVKEKFTMVQVWPVRQVRPVTEKLPANHPLLTGQRVLDALFPCVQGGTTAIPGAFGCGKTVISQSLSKYSNSDVIIYVGCGERGNEMSEVLRDFPELTMEVDGKVESIMKRTALVANTSNMPVAAREASIYTGITLSEYFRDMGYNVSMMADSTSRWAEALREISGRLAEMPADSGYPAYLGARLASFYERAGRVKCLGNPEREGSVSIVGAVSPPGGDFSDPVTSATLGIVQVFWGLDKKLAQRKHFPSVNWLISYSKYTRALDEYYDKHFPEFVPLRTKAKEILQEEEDLAEIVQLVGKASLAETDKITLEVAKLIKDDFLQQNGYTPYDRFCPFYKTVGILSNMISFYDMARHAVETTAHSDNKITWAMIREHMGEILYKISSMKFKDPVKEGEAKIKADYAQLLEDMQNAFRTLED